TTAGAAAGACAAGATTCAAAAAACTATAATGGCATGTATGTAAATAGTGAAGAAAACGTAGGCTACGTGGAGGATTTTGAAAACTTTATCGGTACGGATATGTACGGGAAAAACCCACAAGTTTTCGCTACAGAAGAGCATGAAGAATATGAACAAATGCTTGATGATTTTGAAGAACGTACCTTCAAAGGTGAATTATCTTCAAATGAATCTAGTTCCAAAGAATAAAAAAAAGCATTCCGAAAATCGGAATGCTTTTTATCGCTAGCTAATTAGTTTTTTGTAACGTTAGCAGCTTGTGGTCCACGGTTACCTTCAACGATTTCGAAAGAAACTTCTTGACCTTCTTCTAAAGTTTTGAATCCGTCACCTTGGATAGCTGAGAAGTGAACGAATACATCGTCTCCACCTTCAACTTCGATGAAACCGAAACCTTTTTCGCTGTTGAACCATTTAACTTTACCTGTTTGCATGTCATGTACCTCCTAAATAAAAATGAAACTATGAATCCACATGAAAAGGTGGATATAAAGGACATGAATGTATAACAAGCTTACAGCCTTT
This DNA window, taken from Bacillus cereus ATCC 14579, encodes the following:
- the cspD gene encoding cold-shock protein CspD, translated to MQTGKVKWFNSEKGFGFIEVEGGDDVFVHFSAIQGDGFKTLEEGQEVSFEIVEGNRGPQAANVTKN